From Serratia fonticola:
CTTTGGCTTCGACCGTGCGGCGCTCTACGCCAAACGTCTCGGCGCTGACGGCGTACATGCCGTAAGTCGGTGGGCAGAACAAGATAGCGTCTTTACCTGGCTCGCAAAAGGCACGGATCAGCAGTTCGATACCTTCATCTGCGCCACGGCTGACCAACACCTGGTCTTTATTCACCCCGGCGTAGGCGGCGTAGCGCTCAATCACCAGCGCGGGTTGGCATTCCGGATAGCGGTTAAAGGTCTGGGCGGTCAGCTGAAACTCTGGTGCAACCGGGTATTCGTTGGCATTCAGCCAGACATCACCCTTGCCACCAAGGCGGCGGGCCGACTGATACGGGGTCAGCTCGCGCACGTTTTTGCGTGCTAATTCTTCGATGCTCATGCTTGCTCCTTCAGTGCGGCGACGCGTAGGGTCACGGCGTTTTTGTGGGCGACCAACTGTTCGGCGGCAGCCAGGATTTCAATGGTCGGGGCCAGGGTCATAAAGCCTTTTGGCGTCAGTTCCTGTACCGTCATGCGCTTTTGGAAATCCGCCAGCCCCAGGCTAGAGCAGGTGGCGGTATAGCCATAGGTTGGCAGCACGTGGTTGGTGCCGGAGGCATAATCCCCGGCAGATTCCGGCGACCAGTCACCGAGGAACACCGAACCAGCGCTGGTGATGCTGTCTACCAGATCGCGCGCACTGCGGGTCTGAATAATCAGATGCTCTGGGCCGTACTGGTTGCTGATGGCGACACACTCGGCCAAATCCTTCGCCACAATCAGGCGGCTGCTGGCCAGAGCTTGGCGAGCGGTTTCTGCCCGTGGCAGTTGCGCCAGCTGTTGCTCAACCGCCATGGCGACCGCTTCGGCCATCGCGGCGTCTGGGGTTAACAGAATGACCTGTGAGTCTGGGCCATGCTCGGCCTGAGACAGCAGATCGGAAGCGACAAACGCCGGGGTTGCGCCGCTGTCTGCAATTACCAGCACCTCGGAAGGGCCAGCAGGCATATCGATGGCCGCACCGTCCAACCGTTGGCTGATCTGACGTTTGGCTTCAGTCACGAAGGCGTTGCCCGGCCCGAAGATTTTCGCTACCCGTGGCACCGAATCCGTGCCAAACGCCATGGCGGCAATCGCCTGCGCGCCACCAACCTGGAACACTTCCTGCACGCCACAGAGTTTGGCGGCATACAGGATCTCATCGGCAATCGGCGGTGGTGAACACAGCACCACGCGGCGGCAACCGGCAATGCGTGCCGGGGTCGCCAACATCAATACCGTGGAGAACAGCGGTGCGGAGCCACCAGGGATATACAGACCCACCGAATCGATTGGACGGGTCACCTGCTGACAACGCACGCCGGGCAGGGTTTCTACGTCCACCGCTGGCAGTTGTTGCGCATTGTGGAAGGTTTCCACGTTGGCGACGGCTACCGCCATCGCCTGTTTGATCTCGTCACCTAGACGGGCGCAGGCCTGGTCAATCTGCTCTGCCGTTACGCGTAATGCCGCGACTTCGGTTTTATCAAACTTGGCGCTGTACTCACGTAGCGCGCGGTCCCCGTTGGCTTTCACGCTATCGAGGATCTCACGCACCGTGCGGGTGATGCTGTCCGAAGCCGAAATGGCCGGGCGCATCAGCAACTCCGCGCGCTGTTCCGCGCTGCAGCTGCCCCAATTGACGACGGTATTGAAGTTTGGCATGGCGTTACTCCATCATCTTCTCAATTGGCAGCACCAGAATGGAGCTGGCACCCAGGGCCTTCAGTTTTTCCATGGTTTCCCAGAACAGAGTCTCACTGCTGACCATGTGCATGGCTACGCGGTTCTGAGAGCCTGCCAGTGGCAGAATGGTAGGGCGTTCGGCACCCGGCAGCAGCGCGACGATTTCGTCCAGGCGTTCGCTTGGCGCGTGCAGCATGATGTATTTGGATTCGCGCGCCTGGATCACGCCTTGGATGCGGGTCATCAGGCGGTCGATCAGCTGTTGTTTGGCTTCCGGCATTTCACCGTCACGCTGGATCAGGCAGGCTTTCGAGCGGTAAATCACTTCCACTTCACGCAGGCCGTTGGCTTCCAGGGTTGCGCCGGTAGACACCAGGTCACAGATAGCGTCTGCCAAGCCTGCGCGCGGAGCCACTTCCACCGAGCCGTTCAGCAGGCAAGATTTAAAACGAACGCCTTGTTTATCGAGGTATTGCTTGAGCAGGTGCGGGTAAGAGGTTGCGATGCGGGAGTCTTGCAGGCTTTGCGGGCCGGAGTATTCGCTATCCAGCGAGGTGGCCAGCGACAGGCGGCAACCCCCAAAGTCCAGGCGGCGCAGCGTGAAGTAACGCGGGTCTTCGCCCTGAGCACGGCGGTTGAGCAGTTCCTCTTCCAGCACGTTCTCACCGATGATGCCCAGATCCACCACGCCATCCATCACCAGGCCAGGGATATCGTCATCACGTACGCGCAGGATATCGATCGGCATATTCTCGGCGAAGGCAATCAGGCGTTGTTGCTGCAGGTTGATCTTGATGCCACAGCGGGCCAGCAATTCCTGAGACTCTTCACTCAGGCGGCCTGATTTCTGCATGGCGATACGTAAACGTGTTTTGTCCAACATGGTAACCTCTGTTTAATCTGTAATTTTATGAATTTGTTATTAAAATTATATTTTCTGTCTGTCCGGAGCCAAAAAAAAACCCTCGGAAGATATCTTCCGAGGGCTCTTTCTTGCGTTTAGTTCGTTCTACGCGCCACTGGAAGATTCGAGAATCGTCTTCCAGCACACATCGCCTGAAAGACTAGTCAGGATGATGGTGATGATGGTGGTTGAACTGAACGCGAGTCATGTCATTTCTCTTTAAAATTGGGTCAGCCAGTGCTGAGGTGCTAATTAAGCTAAACTATCCGTTGTATAACTTGCAACCCTTTTTTGTGGTTATGAATTTAATTTATTGAAAGTGCCTGAGTTATTAGCCGCACGCGGTTTACCCAACGTTAAGGTTAACCGATTGTAACCACCAGCGCGGTGGCGTAGCCTAGGGGAGTATCTCACTATCGCCTGCGGTGTGGCCGTTGGCCTTCCGCAACGGTGAAGTTGGGCTTGTTAGTCGATTCTTAGGGGCATACTGATGAAAAAAGTCGCCATTGTGGGTCTGGGTTGGTTAGGGATGCCGCTGGCTTTATCGTTAATGGGCCATGGGTATGAAGTGGTTGGCAGTAAAACTACGCCGGATGGGGTAGAAGCCGCGCGGATGAGTGGTATCGAATGTTATCGCCTGGAACTGACGCCGGAGCTGATTTGCGAAGCTCACGATCTGGAACAGCTGTTGTACACGGATGCGTTGGTGATCACTCTGCCAGCCAGCCGCACCGTTGAGGGGAGCGCAAGCTACTTTGATGCCGTACGTATGCTGGTAGACAGCGCGATAGCGTTTGGCGTGCCGCATATTATCTTTACCAGCTCCACGTCGGTATACGGTGAAACCACCGGCACCGTTCGGGAAGATTCGCCGCTCAAGCCGGTGACGTCGGCTGGCCGAGTGCTGGAGGAGTTGGAGCTGTGGCTGCATCAATTGCCCAACACGTCGGTGGACGTTTTGCGCTTGGCAGGGCTGGTGGGTGGGGATCGTCATCCAGGGCGTTTCCTGGCGGGTAAGGTTGACGTCAAGGGCGGTTCACACGGGGTCAATTTGGTACATCAGGATGACGTGATTGCAGCCATTCAACTGCTGCTGAAGCTGCCGAAGGGCGGGCACACCTATAATCTTTGTGCGCCAGGCCATCCGCTCAAACGTGATTTCTACCCTGCGCTGGCCGAGCAACTGCAGCTGCAACCTCCGCAGTTTGCGCAAGAAGATGAACAAGAGGGGCGGCTGGTGGACGGTAGCCGTATCTGTAATGAGTTGGGGTTTGAATATCAATACCCAGACCCGAATCGCATGCCGATCAGTTAACCAAATCGAACTGTCCCGCTGCCTGCGGGGCAGTACTCCCCTAAAAAAACCTTGCTTCTTTTTAATCTGTCAGTTTGATTATTAAACTCGACTAAATTACAGGGAAATTAATTTTACGCATTGATATTGAAAGTAATAATCTAAATCCTTCCTATTCCCTCTCCTGATATACATCATCTATATTTATCATTTGTGTGAAATTCGAGTTAACGGAAGTTTGAGTTTCTCTCCGCTATTTTCAAATTGTTGCGATAAGTATTAACATACGCTCGGTTTTTTCTAAAAGGTACCTATCCTCTCAAGCGTCTAATGGCAGTTTTTACATGAATTTTCTTAATAAAAAAAATACAGCGATCTCACCTATCGCCATTTCTGCGCTGTTACCTTGCGCTCTGTGTGTGGCGGTAAACGTACAGGCCAGCGATCGGGCAGTGGACCAATCTTCCATGGTGGTCACGGCCA
This genomic window contains:
- the hisL gene encoding his operon leader peptide, giving the protein MTRVQFNHHHHHHPD
- a CDS encoding SDR family oxidoreductase, with the protein product MKKVAIVGLGWLGMPLALSLMGHGYEVVGSKTTPDGVEAARMSGIECYRLELTPELICEAHDLEQLLYTDALVITLPASRTVEGSASYFDAVRMLVDSAIAFGVPHIIFTSSTSVYGETTGTVREDSPLKPVTSAGRVLEELELWLHQLPNTSVDVLRLAGLVGGDRHPGRFLAGKVDVKGGSHGVNLVHQDDVIAAIQLLLKLPKGGHTYNLCAPGHPLKRDFYPALAEQLQLQPPQFAQEDEQEGRLVDGSRICNELGFEYQYPDPNRMPIS
- the hisD gene encoding histidinol dehydrogenase, with the translated sequence MPNFNTVVNWGSCSAEQRAELLMRPAISASDSITRTVREILDSVKANGDRALREYSAKFDKTEVAALRVTAEQIDQACARLGDEIKQAMAVAVANVETFHNAQQLPAVDVETLPGVRCQQVTRPIDSVGLYIPGGSAPLFSTVLMLATPARIAGCRRVVLCSPPPIADEILYAAKLCGVQEVFQVGGAQAIAAMAFGTDSVPRVAKIFGPGNAFVTEAKRQISQRLDGAAIDMPAGPSEVLVIADSGATPAFVASDLLSQAEHGPDSQVILLTPDAAMAEAVAMAVEQQLAQLPRAETARQALASSRLIVAKDLAECVAISNQYGPEHLIIQTRSARDLVDSITSAGSVFLGDWSPESAGDYASGTNHVLPTYGYTATCSSLGLADFQKRMTVQELTPKGFMTLAPTIEILAAAEQLVAHKNAVTLRVAALKEQA
- the hisG gene encoding ATP phosphoribosyltransferase, encoding MLDKTRLRIAMQKSGRLSEESQELLARCGIKINLQQQRLIAFAENMPIDILRVRDDDIPGLVMDGVVDLGIIGENVLEEELLNRRAQGEDPRYFTLRRLDFGGCRLSLATSLDSEYSGPQSLQDSRIATSYPHLLKQYLDKQGVRFKSCLLNGSVEVAPRAGLADAICDLVSTGATLEANGLREVEVIYRSKACLIQRDGEMPEAKQQLIDRLMTRIQGVIQARESKYIMLHAPSERLDEIVALLPGAERPTILPLAGSQNRVAMHMVSSETLFWETMEKLKALGASSILVLPIEKMME